A genome region from Hydrogenoanaerobacterium saccharovorans includes the following:
- the purN gene encoding phosphoribosylglycinamide formyltransferase: MLNIAVLVSGGGTNLQALIDAQQRGEIANGKITLVVASNSGAYALERARKADIKTEVVARKSFASKELFDEALLLSLKNHSIDLVVLAGFLCILGENTLTAYKRRIINVHPSLIPAFCGDGFYGLRVHEAALARGVKITGATVHFVNEITDGGEIILQKAVQVLPGDTPELLQRRVMEQAEWIILPKAVSLYCCGML; the protein is encoded by the coding sequence ATGCTGAATATTGCAGTGCTGGTTTCGGGCGGCGGAACCAACCTCCAAGCTTTAATCGACGCACAGCAACGCGGAGAAATTGCAAACGGTAAAATCACCTTGGTGGTTGCCTCCAATTCAGGTGCCTATGCGTTGGAGCGTGCCCGCAAAGCCGACATCAAAACCGAGGTAGTGGCACGCAAAAGCTTTGCATCGAAAGAGCTGTTTGACGAGGCTCTGCTGCTATCTTTAAAAAATCATAGCATCGATTTGGTGGTACTGGCGGGCTTTTTATGCATTCTGGGCGAAAACACCCTTACAGCATACAAACGCCGTATCATCAACGTTCATCCATCACTTATTCCCGCATTTTGCGGCGACGGCTTCTACGGGCTGCGTGTGCACGAAGCAGCGCTTGCCAGAGGGGTGAAAATTACAGGGGCTACGGTGCATTTTGTAAACGAAATTACCGACGGCGGCGAGATTATTTTGCAAAAGGCAGTACAAGTACTGCCGGGGGATACCCCTGAGCTTTTACAGCGCCGTGTGATGGAGCAGGCAGAGTGGATTATTTTGCCCAAAGCAGTTTCTCTTTACTGTTGCGGGATGCTATAA
- the recR gene encoding recombination mediator RecR yields the protein MAYNVLPLTRLIEHFERLPGIGRKSAQRLAYYVLNMPREKAEDFAHCILDAREKIIHCNVCQNLTDSEKCPICSDDARDKTTICVVETPQDVLAFERTREYNGVYHVLHGLISPMNGIGPDQLYVKELLARIGQGGVLEVIMATNPTVEGEATAMYLSRLFKPLGVKVTRLAYGIPVGGNLEYADEVTLYRALEGRSEI from the coding sequence ATGGCATACAATGTTTTGCCGCTGACGCGGCTGATTGAGCATTTTGAGCGTTTACCGGGTATCGGCAGAAAAAGTGCACAGCGCCTTGCCTATTATGTACTGAATATGCCGCGGGAGAAGGCAGAGGATTTTGCACACTGCATTTTGGATGCCAGAGAAAAAATTATCCACTGCAATGTTTGCCAAAACCTCACCGACAGCGAAAAGTGCCCTATCTGCAGTGATGATGCACGCGATAAAACCACCATCTGCGTTGTAGAAACACCGCAGGATGTGCTTGCATTCGAACGTACGCGTGAATATAACGGAGTGTATCATGTACTGCATGGGCTTATTTCGCCTATGAACGGTATTGGCCCAGACCAGCTTTATGTAAAAGAGCTTCTTGCTCGCATCGGACAGGGCGGCGTGCTGGAAGTAATTATGGCAACCAACCCCACGGTAGAGGGCGAAGCCACTGCAATGTACCTGTCGCGCTTGTTCAAGCCTCTTGGCGTAAAGGTGACGCGCCTTGCCTATGGCATCCCTGTCGGTGGCAACCTCGAGTATGCGGATGAGGTTACCTTGTACAGGGCACTGGAAGGCAGAAGTGAAATATAA
- the purM gene encoding phosphoribosylformylglycinamidine cyclo-ligase gives MEKSYSNSYKAAGVDVTAGYKAVELMKKHILRTNIPGVLTGIGGFGGLFELDLTGMAKPVLVSGTDGVGTKLKLAFLLDKHDTVGIDCVAMCVNDIICCGAKPLQFLDYIACGKNVPEKIAEIVSGVAEGCVQAGCALVGGETAEMPGFYPVDEYDLAGFSVGVVDKDKIFDNTAMEAGDAIIALASSGVHSNGFSLVRKVFDVEHKDLNAYSAELGKPLGETLLTPTKIYVKPVLELAKHVQVKSVCHITGGGFYENIPRALPDGKQAVIERAAVRILPIFDLLASVGGIDERDMFNTFNMGVGMCIVVPKTQADKAVEMLTASGETAYIIGEMKNGEKGVAIC, from the coding sequence ATGGAAAAAAGCTATAGCAATTCCTATAAAGCGGCGGGGGTTGACGTCACCGCGGGTTACAAAGCGGTGGAATTGATGAAAAAGCATATCTTGCGTACCAATATCCCCGGTGTACTTACAGGTATCGGCGGTTTTGGCGGGCTGTTCGAGCTCGACCTTACCGGTATGGCAAAGCCTGTGCTCGTTTCGGGCACCGACGGGGTAGGAACCAAGCTGAAACTTGCTTTTTTACTGGATAAGCACGACACCGTAGGGATTGACTGTGTTGCCATGTGTGTCAACGACATCATTTGCTGCGGTGCAAAGCCATTGCAGTTTTTAGATTATATCGCGTGCGGTAAAAACGTACCCGAAAAAATTGCAGAGATTGTTTCGGGCGTGGCAGAGGGCTGTGTACAGGCAGGCTGTGCATTGGTCGGAGGTGAAACCGCAGAGATGCCCGGTTTTTACCCCGTGGATGAATATGACCTTGCAGGTTTCAGCGTGGGCGTAGTGGATAAGGATAAAATTTTTGACAACACCGCTATGGAGGCAGGCGATGCTATCATTGCACTTGCATCCAGCGGGGTGCACTCCAACGGTTTTAGCCTTGTGCGCAAGGTGTTTGATGTAGAACATAAAGATTTGAATGCTTACAGTGCCGAGTTGGGTAAGCCGCTGGGTGAAACTCTGCTTACCCCCACTAAAATTTATGTAAAGCCTGTATTAGAGCTTGCAAAGCATGTACAGGTAAAATCGGTATGCCACATTACGGGCGGCGGCTTTTACGAAAATATTCCCCGCGCCCTGCCCGATGGCAAACAGGCTGTAATCGAACGTGCAGCGGTGCGCATTTTGCCTATTTTTGATTTGCTTGCAAGTGTGGGCGGTATTGATGAACGTGATATGTTCAACACCTTTAACATGGGGGTTGGAATGTGCATTGTGGTGCCAAAAACACAGGCGGATAAAGCGGTAGAGATGCTAACGGCATCGGGTGAAACCGCTTATATCATAGGCGAAATGAAAAATGGTGAAAAAGGTGTAGCCATATGCTGA
- a CDS encoding IMP cyclohydrolase, which translates to MEIQKIWDILKCNTYPGRGIVLGKNSDAEHMVIAYFIMGRSENSRNRIFAEQDGGIRTQAFDPSKLTDPSLIIYAPVRIYAGKTIVTNGDQTDTIYDFITRGKSFEDALRTRTFEPDAPNYTPRISGMVQGFDYKLSILKSANGNTESAQRFFFEYNNPVAGEGHFIHTYQCDGNPIPSFKGEPVPVAITGDIDRFTDMLWNSLNADNKVSLFTRFIHVKTGAVQTRILNKNQ; encoded by the coding sequence ATGGAGATTCAAAAAATATGGGATATTTTAAAGTGCAATACTTACCCCGGCAGAGGAATTGTGCTAGGCAAAAACAGCGACGCAGAGCATATGGTAATTGCTTATTTTATTATGGGGCGCAGCGAAAACAGCCGTAACCGCATATTTGCAGAACAGGACGGAGGAATTCGCACACAGGCGTTTGACCCTTCAAAACTCACCGACCCGTCTTTGATTATCTATGCGCCTGTACGTATCTATGCAGGTAAAACCATTGTAACAAACGGCGACCAAACCGATACGATCTACGATTTTATCACCCGAGGCAAAAGCTTTGAAGATGCACTGCGCACTCGTACCTTTGAGCCGGACGCACCCAATTATACCCCCCGCATATCAGGAATGGTTCAAGGGTTTGATTACAAGCTTTCTATCCTTAAAAGTGCAAACGGAAATACCGAAAGCGCACAGCGTTTTTTCTTTGAGTACAATAACCCTGTTGCGGGCGAGGGGCATTTTATCCACACCTACCAATGCGATGGCAACCCTATCCCATCGTTTAAGGGCGAGCCTGTACCTGTTGCAATTACAGGGGATATCGACAGATTTACCGACATGTTGTGGAACAGCTTGAATGCAGACAACAAAGTATCGCTGTTTACTCGCTTTATCCATGTTAAAACAGGGGCGGTACAAACCCGCATTCTCAATAAAAACCAGTAG
- a CDS encoding peptidoglycan D,D-transpeptidase FtsI family protein codes for MEKRVIAVFCAMILMFTGVYYRVFSLSEGQSMAQVAKNQSTYTLEVSNERGMIYDRNFSPLVNIEKEYHAAVLPSPQSASVLKKLIKDKEQFIKTLEDRKPIVLKADTKEFYSKDMNVFEVGKRYAKHQPAVHIIGHLREGEGVYGIEQAYNDFFKANGSKVEIRYSVDAIGRALSGEAPEIIDTTAQPKQGLVLTLDHRVQRIAEQAAKRYIGKGAVVVMDCRTGEIMASVSLPVFDPNNVARSVNAKDTPFINKAFSPFNVGSSFKLVVTAAALENNIQPSGIECKGYIDINGQIFKCNNHAGHGWVDLRRALQVSCNPYFIQLARKVGAENLRNTAIKFGFGRANLLAEGYESAAGNLPAMDELQNPADVANFGFGQGVLMATPIQIARMVSVFANGGYLVTPQLIKGYSDGKGTKMEESVPEYVANRIITEKNAQRVHDLMVSVVEEGSGKKAKPEYGGAGGKTASAQTGQYYDEEKTNEIVEAWFVGFFPAEQPRYTIVVLAQGMDSGSTYAAPIFKDIADSMLKMGL; via the coding sequence ATGGAAAAACGGGTAATTGCGGTGTTTTGCGCTATGATTTTGATGTTCACCGGTGTTTACTACCGTGTATTCTCCCTCAGCGAAGGCCAATCGATGGCACAAGTGGCAAAAAATCAAAGCACCTATACGCTGGAGGTATCGAACGAGCGGGGGATGATATACGACCGCAACTTTTCTCCTTTGGTAAATATCGAAAAAGAATACCACGCGGCTGTTTTGCCAAGCCCTCAATCTGCATCCGTGCTGAAAAAACTTATAAAAGATAAAGAGCAATTTATTAAAACGCTGGAAGACCGAAAGCCGATTGTGTTAAAAGCCGATACCAAAGAGTTTTACAGCAAAGATATGAATGTGTTTGAAGTGGGCAAACGTTATGCCAAACATCAGCCGGCAGTGCATATTATAGGGCACTTGCGCGAGGGCGAGGGCGTATACGGCATTGAACAGGCTTACAACGATTTTTTTAAAGCCAATGGCAGTAAGGTTGAAATACGCTATTCTGTTGACGCGATTGGGCGTGCATTAAGCGGAGAAGCCCCTGAAATTATCGACACAACCGCACAGCCCAAACAAGGGCTGGTGCTCACACTGGATCATCGTGTTCAGCGCATAGCAGAACAAGCTGCAAAACGGTATATTGGCAAAGGTGCCGTTGTAGTAATGGATTGCAGGACAGGGGAGATCATGGCATCGGTAAGCCTGCCTGTGTTCGACCCCAACAATGTTGCACGCAGTGTTAACGCAAAAGACACACCCTTTATCAATAAAGCGTTTTCACCCTTTAACGTGGGCTCCAGCTTTAAGCTTGTGGTTACGGCTGCTGCGCTAGAGAATAACATACAACCGTCGGGGATTGAATGCAAAGGGTATATTGATATCAACGGGCAGATTTTTAAATGTAACAACCATGCAGGGCATGGCTGGGTAGACCTTCGGCGTGCGCTGCAGGTTTCGTGTAACCCTTATTTTATCCAACTGGCGCGAAAAGTAGGGGCAGAAAATTTGCGGAACACTGCGATTAAATTCGGTTTTGGCAGGGCAAATTTACTGGCAGAAGGATACGAAAGCGCAGCAGGTAATCTGCCCGCTATGGATGAATTGCAAAACCCCGCCGACGTTGCCAACTTTGGTTTTGGGCAGGGTGTACTGATGGCAACGCCGATTCAGATTGCCCGCATGGTAAGTGTGTTTGCAAACGGAGGCTACCTTGTTACACCGCAGCTTATAAAAGGATACTCGGACGGCAAAGGAACCAAAATGGAAGAATCTGTGCCTGAATATGTGGCTAACCGCATTATAACCGAAAAAAACGCGCAAAGAGTGCATGATTTGATGGTTTCGGTTGTAGAAGAGGGCAGCGGTAAAAAAGCAAAGCCGGAATACGGCGGAGCAGGCGGTAAAACTGCATCTGCACAGACAGGGCAGTATTACGATGAAGAAAAAACCAACGAGATTGTGGAAGCGTGGTTTGTCGGCTTTTTCCCTGCCGAACAACCGCGCTACACCATCGTTGTGCTTGCACAAGGGATGGACTCGGGCAGCACCTATGCTGCACCGATTTTTAAAGATATTGCAGACAGTATGCTGAAGATGGGATTGTGA
- a CDS encoding phosphoribosylaminoimidazolecarboxamide formyltransferase, with product MAKQLELKYGCNPNQKPSRIFMQQGELPIEVLCGKPGYINFLDALNSWQLVKELKEATGLPCATSFKHVSPAGAAVGTPLTEVEKKIYFVDDLDLSPLACAYARARGADRMSSYGDWIALSDTCDEQTAAMITREVSDGVIAPGYTEKALEILKTKRKGGYNVVQIDANYIPVPVEHKDVFGITFEQGRNELKIDEDLLTNVITENKNIPDSAKRDLILTLITLKYTQSNSVCYAKDGAVIGVGAGQQSRIHCTRLAGNKADIWYLRQHQKVLNLPFKADIRRPDRDNTIDVYISDDDMDVLADGMWQQFFTTKPEPLTREEKRAWLTTMTGVALGSDAFFPFGDNIERAHRSGVCYIAQPGGSIRDDHVIDTCNKYGIAMAFTGIRLFHH from the coding sequence ATGGCAAAACAATTAGAACTGAAATATGGCTGCAACCCCAACCAAAAGCCATCTCGTATTTTTATGCAGCAGGGCGAGCTGCCCATCGAGGTGCTTTGCGGTAAGCCGGGTTATATCAATTTTTTGGACGCGCTGAACAGCTGGCAGTTGGTAAAAGAACTTAAAGAAGCCACCGGTTTACCGTGTGCCACTTCGTTTAAGCATGTCAGCCCTGCGGGTGCGGCGGTTGGTACGCCCCTTACCGAGGTAGAAAAGAAAATCTATTTTGTAGATGATTTGGATTTATCTCCGCTTGCCTGCGCCTACGCAAGAGCACGCGGGGCAGATAGAATGTCCAGCTACGGCGACTGGATTGCACTTTCGGATACTTGTGACGAGCAAACCGCGGCGATGATTACGCGCGAAGTTTCAGATGGCGTGATTGCACCAGGCTATACTGAAAAAGCGTTGGAGATTTTAAAAACAAAGCGCAAGGGTGGGTATAACGTAGTTCAGATTGATGCCAACTATATTCCCGTGCCGGTGGAGCATAAAGACGTTTTCGGCATCACCTTTGAACAGGGCAGAAATGAACTCAAGATAGACGAAGACCTGCTTACGAATGTCATCACCGAGAATAAAAATATACCCGACAGTGCAAAACGTGACTTAATTCTTACACTTATCACACTGAAATATACTCAGTCCAACTCTGTGTGCTATGCTAAAGACGGAGCAGTCATTGGTGTGGGAGCGGGGCAGCAGAGCCGCATTCATTGCACAAGGCTTGCGGGCAATAAGGCGGATATTTGGTACTTGCGCCAGCATCAAAAAGTGCTGAACCTGCCGTTTAAAGCGGACATCCGCCGCCCCGACCGCGACAACACCATTGATGTATATATTTCGGATGACGATATGGATGTTTTGGCAGATGGCATGTGGCAGCAGTTTTTTACAACAAAACCCGAGCCGCTTACGCGAGAAGAAAAACGTGCATGGCTTACTACCATGACGGGGGTTGCATTGGGTTCGGATGCATTTTTCCCGTTCGGCGATAATATCGAGCGTGCACACCGCAGCGGCGTTTGCTATATTGCACAGCCGGGCGGTTCTATCCGAGACGACCATGTGATTGATACTTGCAACAAGTACGGCATTGCTATGGCATTTACTGGCATTCGCTTGTTCCACCATTAA
- the purD gene encoding phosphoribosylamine--glycine ligase: protein MKILVVGSGGREHAIVRKLKESPKVTELYCANGNGGIAADAVCIPILPSNLDEIVDFAVEKAIDLVFVAPDDPLVAGLVDRLEAKGIKAFGPRANAAIIEGSKVFSKALMKNYGIPTAAYEQFDNAADAIEYLTCKGQFPVVIKADGLALGKGVIIAQNLQQATDGVRSIMEDKIFGASGNHIVVEEYLTGPEVSVLAFTDGKCIRPMVSAMDHKRALDGDKGLNTGGMGTIAPNPHYTWAVAQECMEKIYLPTINAMSKEGRPFKGCLFFGLMLTPKGPTVIEYNCRFGDPETQVVLPLLKTDLLEIVLAVCDGHLADIDIEWRNGAAACVVMASGGYPQKYETGCKITGLGSDGQIADAVVYHAGTALSDDGYKTSGGRVLGITATAASLEIALQKVYKAAETIRFNGAQYRKDIGKQAVK from the coding sequence ATGAAAATACTGGTAGTTGGCTCGGGCGGTCGTGAGCATGCCATTGTACGCAAATTAAAAGAGAGCCCCAAGGTTACCGAGCTTTACTGTGCAAACGGTAACGGCGGTATTGCTGCAGATGCGGTTTGTATACCGATTTTGCCGTCCAACCTCGATGAAATCGTCGATTTTGCAGTAGAAAAGGCGATTGACCTTGTTTTTGTAGCACCCGACGACCCGTTGGTGGCAGGGCTTGTGGATCGCCTTGAGGCAAAAGGCATCAAAGCGTTCGGCCCGCGTGCCAATGCGGCAATCATCGAGGGCAGCAAGGTTTTTTCCAAGGCACTCATGAAAAACTATGGTATCCCCACTGCCGCCTACGAACAGTTCGATAATGCTGCTGACGCCATCGAATACCTTACGTGCAAAGGGCAGTTTCCGGTTGTCATCAAGGCGGACGGGCTTGCACTTGGTAAGGGTGTTATCATCGCACAGAATTTACAGCAGGCAACCGACGGCGTGCGCAGTATTATGGAGGATAAAATCTTCGGTGCGAGCGGCAACCACATTGTGGTGGAGGAATACCTTACCGGCCCCGAGGTATCAGTACTGGCATTTACCGATGGAAAATGCATCCGCCCTATGGTTTCGGCGATGGACCATAAACGTGCTTTGGACGGTGACAAAGGGCTGAATACCGGCGGTATGGGCACAATTGCACCCAACCCCCACTACACATGGGCGGTTGCGCAGGAATGTATGGAGAAAATTTATCTGCCAACTATAAATGCCATGAGTAAAGAGGGTAGACCGTTTAAAGGGTGCTTGTTTTTTGGTTTGATGCTTACCCCCAAAGGGCCTACTGTAATAGAATACAATTGCCGATTTGGCGACCCGGAAACGCAAGTGGTGCTCCCGCTGCTGAAAACCGACTTGCTCGAGATTGTTTTGGCGGTTTGTGACGGTCATCTTGCCGATATTGACATTGAATGGAGAAACGGCGCGGCTGCTTGTGTGGTGATGGCAAGCGGCGGTTACCCGCAAAAGTACGAAACAGGCTGCAAAATTACAGGGCTGGGCAGCGATGGGCAAATAGCAGATGCTGTTGTTTACCATGCGGGTACAGCGCTTTCTGACGACGGATACAAAACGTCGGGCGGGCGCGTCCTTGGCATTACCGCAACGGCAGCAAGCCTGGAAATTGCACTTCAAAAAGTGTATAAGGCAGCAGAAACCATCCGCTTTAACGGGGCGCAGTACCGCAAAGATATCGGCAAACAAGCGGTTAAATAA
- a CDS encoding 4Fe-4S binding protein, with the protein MIRKIIKINEDLCNGCGLCAEACHEDAIGMVNGKAKLLRDDYCDGLGNCLPACPTGAITFEEREAAEYDEAAVKANQAKKQEQKLPCGCPGSQSKTIAHKPVQVPDMNIEAPVSQLNQWPVQIKLVPVNASYFDGANLLIAADCTAYAYGDFHTRFIKNRITLIGCPKLDEGDYSEKLTEILKHNNIKSVTIVRMEVPCCGGIEHAAKSALQNCGKMIPWQVYTISTDGQILD; encoded by the coding sequence ATGATTCGTAAAATAATAAAAATTAACGAAGACCTCTGCAACGGATGCGGACTTTGCGCCGAAGCTTGTCATGAAGATGCTATCGGTATGGTAAACGGTAAAGCGAAGCTTTTACGTGACGATTACTGCGACGGATTGGGTAACTGTTTGCCCGCTTGCCCTACGGGTGCAATTACGTTTGAAGAACGCGAGGCTGCAGAGTACGACGAGGCTGCGGTAAAAGCAAATCAGGCAAAAAAGCAAGAGCAAAAACTACCCTGCGGCTGCCCGGGCTCACAGTCAAAGACAATTGCACATAAACCGGTGCAGGTACCCGATATGAATATAGAGGCTCCTGTTTCGCAGCTGAACCAGTGGCCGGTACAAATTAAGTTGGTGCCGGTAAACGCATCGTATTTTGATGGAGCAAACCTGCTCATAGCGGCAGACTGCACCGCTTACGCTTACGGAGACTTTCATACCCGTTTTATTAAAAATCGTATCACGCTTATCGGCTGCCCCAAACTGGACGAAGGCGACTATAGCGAAAAGCTGACAGAAATTTTAAAACACAACAACATTAAAAGCGTCACCATTGTACGCATGGAGGTACCCTGCTGCGGCGGTATTGAGCATGCGGCGAAATCAGCACTGCAAAACTGCGGTAAAATGATTCCGTGGCAGGTGTACACCATCAGCACCGACGGACAGATTCTGGACTAA
- a CDS encoding DegV family protein: MENARDYIISTDTNSDLLFSFVDENNINLLALGYTLDGVTRFTDDRTIDQHDFYEQMRKGKMPTTMQVNPEQAEKAFKQIAAEGKDVLHIAFSSGLSGSYNSAEMGAKEAREQYPDAKIIVIDSLSASLGQGLMVYYAVKLKKEGKSIDEVTAWIQEHRQNFIHYFTVEDLNHLYRGGRVSKTTAVVGTMLGIKPVMHVDEQGHLVPMGKVRGRKQSLLELINRMGPKMEGFDNQVVFISHGDCLEEAHFCADEIKKKYKIKNFVFNYVAPSIGAHSGPGTIAIFFLGKTRHEGK, translated from the coding sequence ATGGAAAATGCAAGAGATTACATCATCAGTACGGACACCAACTCTGACCTGCTGTTTAGTTTTGTAGATGAAAACAATATCAACCTGCTAGCACTTGGCTACACGCTGGACGGTGTTACCCGTTTTACCGATGACAGGACCATTGACCAGCACGATTTTTACGAGCAGATGCGCAAAGGCAAAATGCCTACAACCATGCAGGTGAACCCCGAACAGGCTGAAAAAGCGTTTAAGCAAATTGCCGCCGAAGGCAAAGATGTTCTTCATATTGCATTTTCTTCGGGGCTGAGCGGCAGTTACAACAGTGCTGAGATGGGTGCAAAAGAGGCACGCGAACAATATCCCGATGCAAAAATTATTGTAATCGATTCCCTCTCTGCTTCTTTGGGGCAGGGGCTGATGGTTTATTATGCAGTTAAGCTGAAAAAAGAAGGCAAATCCATCGATGAAGTTACCGCCTGGATTCAGGAGCACAGGCAGAACTTTATCCACTACTTTACCGTAGAAGATTTAAACCACCTTTACCGCGGCGGGCGGGTATCAAAAACAACGGCGGTGGTGGGAACCATGCTTGGTATCAAACCGGTAATGCATGTCGACGAACAAGGGCACCTTGTGCCAATGGGAAAGGTACGAGGCAGAAAACAATCTTTGCTTGAGCTTATAAACCGCATGGGGCCTAAGATGGAGGGATTTGACAACCAGGTTGTGTTTATCTCACACGGCGATTGCTTAGAAGAAGCTCATTTTTGTGCTGACGAGATTAAAAAGAAATATAAAATCAAAAACTTTGTTTTTAACTACGTTGCGCCCTCTATCGGTGCACACTCGGGGCCCGGTACCATTGCTATTTTCTTTCTTGGCAAAACCCGCCACGAAGGCAAGTAA
- the dnaX gene encoding DNA polymerase III subunit gamma/tau, with product MYQALYRKYRPTVFDDVVGQEHITTTLKNEVATGKTSHAYLFTGSRGTGKTTCSKILAKAVNCPNAKSNGNPCGECDICRGVDDGSIMDVVEIDAASNNGVDNIRQLREEAYFLPTMCKKRVYIIDETHMLSTGAFNALLKIMEEPPEHVLFILATTEVHKIPATILSRCQRFDFRRIASDTIAGRLEAVSAQEGLTLSHDAALLIARLADGGMRDALSLLDLCASHSKEIDTQVVAGAAGLAGHEHLFDLTSAIANNNTGSALAIIDDLYTQSIDLGRLCEELISHFRNLMILKSATKPEELIVALPEEIAHLKEQQAQIKMPAILNGLTVLQETLGRMSRSQNRRTELEMAVIRLCNPQLDTTAESLLVRLEQLETAVKTGAICIKAGQSGSQDAKSAAETGNPTKPTESKEKHDIVSAPNVTDTEDDFNSSEPNDEKQLIESLTVGAVPMQEWSEVLARLAKTNPALTGTLRGSSAYIQGDICLIDCSDQLFFTLIRQSEVSKTTLRDALFEQTGKRFRLGPYKKANEPAAQQQTDPIDELAKMVQDAGLPVEIK from the coding sequence ATGTACCAGGCATTGTATCGTAAATACCGCCCAACGGTGTTTGACGATGTGGTAGGGCAAGAACATATTACAACTACTTTGAAGAACGAAGTTGCCACGGGCAAAACTTCGCATGCCTATCTGTTCACCGGTTCGCGCGGTACAGGTAAAACCACCTGCTCAAAAATTTTGGCAAAAGCGGTAAACTGCCCGAATGCAAAGAGTAATGGCAACCCATGCGGAGAGTGCGATATTTGCCGAGGCGTTGATGATGGGTCGATTATGGACGTAGTGGAAATCGACGCAGCAAGCAATAACGGTGTCGATAACATCCGCCAGCTGCGCGAAGAGGCTTATTTTTTGCCCACCATGTGCAAAAAACGCGTTTATATTATAGATGAAACCCACATGCTTTCTACCGGTGCTTTCAATGCGCTTTTAAAAATTATGGAAGAGCCGCCGGAGCACGTATTGTTTATATTGGCAACTACCGAAGTACACAAAATACCTGCCACCATACTTTCACGCTGTCAGCGTTTCGATTTTCGCCGCATCGCGAGCGATACCATTGCTGGCAGGCTGGAGGCTGTTTCTGCGCAGGAGGGGTTGACGCTCAGCCACGATGCGGCTTTGCTGATTGCCCGCCTTGCCGACGGCGGTATGCGTGATGCACTTTCGCTGCTTGACCTGTGTGCTTCGCACAGCAAAGAGATTGATACGCAAGTGGTTGCCGGTGCGGCAGGGCTTGCAGGGCATGAGCATTTGTTTGATTTAACCTCTGCCATTGCAAACAACAACACGGGTTCGGCACTGGCTATCATTGATGATTTGTACACACAAAGCATTGACCTTGGACGGCTTTGTGAAGAACTTATTTCACATTTTCGTAACTTAATGATTTTAAAATCAGCTACGAAACCCGAGGAACTGATTGTAGCGTTACCAGAGGAAATTGCACATCTGAAAGAGCAGCAAGCGCAAATTAAGATGCCAGCAATCCTCAACGGGCTAACTGTGCTGCAAGAGACACTGGGCAGAATGAGCCGTTCGCAAAACCGCCGCACCGAGCTTGAAATGGCGGTTATTCGGCTGTGCAACCCGCAACTGGATACAACTGCCGAATCACTTTTGGTGCGTTTGGAACAGTTGGAAACTGCTGTGAAAACAGGAGCGATTTGTATCAAAGCGGGGCAAAGCGGTTCGCAAGATGCAAAAAGTGCTGCTGAAACCGGTAATCCCACGAAGCCCACAGAATCAAAAGAAAAACATGATATTGTATCGGCGCCAAACGTTACCGATACAGAAGATGACTTTAACAGCAGTGAACCGAATGATGAAAAGCAACTGATTGAAAGTTTAACTGTTGGGGCGGTACCCATGCAGGAGTGGAGTGAAGTGCTGGCGCGTCTGGCTAAAACCAACCCTGCGCTTACAGGTACTTTGCGCGGTTCGTCTGCGTACATTCAAGGCGATATTTGCCTGATTGACTGCAGCGATCAACTCTTTTTTACGCTGATTCGTCAAAGTGAGGTTTCTAAAACAACACTTCGTGATGCACTCTTTGAGCAAACGGGCAAGAGATTTCGTCTGGGGCCGTATAAAAAAGCAAATGAGCCTGCGGCTCAACAGCAAACAGACCCGATCGATGAACTTGCCAAAATGGTGCAGGATGCGGGGCTTCCCGTTGAAATCAAATAA
- a CDS encoding YbaB/EbfC family nucleoid-associated protein, whose amino-acid sequence MKARLPQGYGGGPGNMQQMIKQAQKIQEDMAKKSEELEEMETTITSGGGAVEVVITGKKVIKSLTIKPEVVDPEDIEMLQDLIMAGVNEAIRTVEEIANKEMEKISGGLNVPGMF is encoded by the coding sequence ATGAAAGCAAGATTACCACAAGGATACGGCGGCGGCCCCGGCAATATGCAGCAGATGATCAAGCAAGCTCAAAAAATCCAAGAGGATATGGCTAAGAAATCAGAAGAACTTGAAGAGATGGAAACCACCATTACCTCTGGCGGCGGTGCTGTAGAGGTTGTTATTACAGGTAAAAAAGTGATCAAATCTCTCACCATCAAACCAGAAGTGGTTGACCCTGAAGACATTGAGATGCTGCAGGATTTGATTATGGCAGGTGTAAACGAAGCAATTCGTACAGTAGAAGAAATAGCGAACAAAGAGATGGAGAAAATTTCGGGCGGGCTGAATGTACCCGGAATGTTTTAA